One stretch of Pyxidicoccus trucidator DNA includes these proteins:
- a CDS encoding M91 family zinc metallopeptidase, producing the protein MKLRSKPSFSLPKSSPSTPSASRPPSPGASAKPDATSAPKPSAPRPSPGELQAGKNQLKPTDYGVTHPDLQGIRTRRDSGQSGADFADFTSDVRNSTHKLMSKPEGHRLMTELNGRTQAVNPGVSGTLNKPVTVADISSGRNDALMPMAHAPRHEGTYSSLRPAYRYDGQPGAGRPSDIKYNEQAAGPRFNSLGHESVHAWRAANGLQVSPLAVSKHDNADVFQRFPEHKANMKDTLETRLRLTEEFETVGLRPTPHTPAGWAPSENKLRTEHGLPLRQDYSGMRPNGNQNDANLGNYDAGSDNRNFFQKLRGEPTPLGRILDGLEG; encoded by the coding sequence ATGAAGCTCCGCTCGAAGCCGTCCTTCTCCCTTCCCAAGTCCTCCCCCTCCACGCCGTCCGCCTCGCGTCCTCCGAGCCCTGGCGCGTCAGCGAAGCCGGACGCGACCAGCGCCCCGAAGCCCAGCGCCCCGCGGCCGTCGCCCGGCGAGCTCCAGGCGGGAAAGAACCAGCTCAAGCCGACGGACTACGGCGTGACGCACCCGGACCTGCAGGGCATCCGGACGCGCCGTGACAGCGGCCAGTCGGGCGCGGACTTCGCGGACTTCACGTCGGACGTGCGCAACTCCACGCACAAGCTGATGAGCAAGCCCGAGGGCCACCGGCTGATGACGGAGCTCAACGGCCGCACGCAGGCGGTGAACCCCGGCGTGTCGGGCACCCTGAACAAGCCGGTGACGGTGGCTGACATCTCCTCGGGCCGGAACGACGCGCTCATGCCGATGGCACACGCGCCCCGCCACGAGGGCACCTACTCCTCTCTGCGCCCGGCGTACCGCTACGACGGCCAGCCTGGCGCGGGCCGGCCCAGCGACATCAAGTACAACGAGCAGGCCGCGGGGCCGCGCTTCAACAGCCTGGGCCACGAGTCCGTCCACGCCTGGCGCGCGGCCAACGGCCTCCAGGTGAGCCCCCTGGCCGTCAGCAAGCACGACAACGCAGACGTGTTCCAGCGCTTCCCCGAGCACAAGGCCAACATGAAGGACACGCTCGAGACGCGCCTCCGGCTGACGGAGGAGTTCGAGACGGTGGGCCTGCGTCCCACGCCGCACACGCCCGCGGGCTGGGCGCCCAGCGAGAACAAGCTCCGCACGGAGCACGGGCTGCCGCTGCGTCAGGACTACTCGGGCATGCGCCCCAACGGGAACCAGAACGACGCCAACCTCGGCAACTACGACGCGGGCTCGGACAACCGCAACTTCTTCCAGAAGCTGCGCGGCGAGCCCACGCCCCTGGGCCGCATCCTGGACGGCCTGGAGGGGTGA
- a CDS encoding ATP-binding cassette domain-containing protein, producing MYGSIKIRGARENNLKNVSLDIPKRKITVFTGVSGSGKSSLVFGTIAAESQRLINETYPAFVQQFMPHYGQPDAESLENLSAAIIVDQQRLGGNSRSTVATVTDAAQMLRVVFSRLAEPHLGSPGLYSYNDPRGLCPECEGIGQVASMDMDAVIDTSKSLNEGAILPKDYAVDTWYWAIYARSGYFDLDKKLSRYSKEELDKLLHLDDGRKIKVDKINLTYEGLVPKLRRTLGAKDPETVQPHVRAEYERIFTRATCPSCQGGRLNQAALGSRIQGKSIAECSAMQVSDLAAFVRKLAAPSVGPMLEALAHRLDNLVTIGLGYLSLDRESSTLSGGESQRVKMVRHLGSSLTDVTYIFDEPSVGLHPHDVGRLAGLMQQLRDKGNTVLIVEHKPDMIAIADHVVDMGPKAGSGGGQVVFEGTYEGLLTSGTLTGNHMKKHQPIKTTPRKPTGQLQLERARLNNLQNLSVSIPRGVLTVVTGVAGSGKSSLIQGCLPRAYPETIIIDQNLARGSRRSNTATYTGILDNVRKAFAKANKVDAALFSANSKGACPDCSGLGVIYTDLAHLDPMVTVCETCDGKRFTDEVLAHTLRGRSISDVYRMSITEAVAFFTEPAIARILQGLEDVGLGYLTLGQPLSTLSGGERQRLKLAAELGRSGNIYVLDEPTTGLHMNDVDTLIGLFDRLVDAGSTVIVIEHNLDVISRADWVIDLGPGAGHEGGRVVFEGLPGQLASHKGSLTGRHMAARSQ from the coding sequence ATGTACGGTTCCATCAAGATTCGCGGGGCGCGCGAGAACAACCTCAAGAACGTCTCGCTCGACATCCCCAAGCGGAAGATCACCGTCTTCACCGGAGTCTCGGGCTCGGGCAAGTCGTCCCTCGTCTTCGGCACCATCGCCGCGGAGAGCCAGCGGCTCATCAACGAGACGTATCCGGCCTTCGTGCAGCAGTTCATGCCGCACTACGGCCAGCCGGATGCGGAGAGCCTGGAGAACCTCTCCGCGGCCATCATCGTCGACCAGCAGCGGCTGGGCGGAAATTCGCGCTCTACCGTCGCCACCGTCACGGATGCGGCGCAGATGCTCCGCGTGGTGTTCTCGCGTCTGGCCGAGCCCCACCTGGGCAGCCCGGGGTTGTACTCCTACAACGACCCGCGCGGCCTCTGCCCGGAGTGCGAGGGTATTGGCCAGGTCGCGTCCATGGACATGGACGCCGTCATCGACACCTCCAAGTCCCTCAACGAGGGCGCCATCCTGCCCAAGGACTACGCGGTCGATACCTGGTACTGGGCCATCTACGCGAGGTCCGGCTACTTCGACCTCGACAAGAAGTTGTCCAGGTACTCGAAGGAGGAGCTGGACAAGCTCCTCCACCTGGACGACGGCCGGAAGATCAAGGTCGACAAGATAAACCTCACCTACGAGGGCCTTGTCCCCAAGTTGCGCAGGACGCTGGGCGCCAAGGACCCGGAGACCGTCCAGCCGCATGTCCGCGCCGAATACGAGCGCATCTTCACCCGGGCAACCTGTCCTTCCTGCCAGGGCGGGCGGCTCAACCAGGCCGCGCTTGGCAGCCGCATCCAGGGAAAGAGCATCGCCGAGTGTTCCGCGATGCAGGTCTCGGACCTCGCCGCGTTCGTCCGCAAGCTCGCCGCTCCCTCCGTGGGACCGATGCTGGAGGCCCTGGCCCACCGGCTCGACAACCTGGTGACGATTGGGCTGGGCTACCTCAGCCTCGACCGCGAGAGCTCGACCCTGTCGGGCGGAGAGAGCCAGCGCGTCAAGATGGTGCGGCACCTGGGCTCCAGCCTCACCGACGTGACGTACATCTTCGACGAGCCCAGCGTGGGGCTCCACCCGCACGACGTCGGCCGGCTCGCGGGCCTGATGCAGCAGCTCCGCGACAAGGGCAACACCGTGCTCATCGTCGAGCACAAGCCGGACATGATTGCCATCGCCGACCACGTGGTCGACATGGGGCCGAAGGCCGGCAGCGGGGGCGGACAGGTCGTCTTCGAGGGCACGTACGAGGGCTTGCTGACCTCGGGCACGCTCACGGGCAACCACATGAAGAAGCACCAGCCCATCAAGACCACGCCACGCAAGCCCACGGGGCAGCTCCAGCTCGAGCGCGCCCGCCTCAACAACCTCCAGAACCTCTCCGTCTCGATTCCACGTGGGGTGCTCACCGTCGTGACGGGCGTCGCGGGCTCGGGGAAGTCGTCGCTGATTCAGGGCTGCCTTCCCAGGGCGTACCCGGAGACCATCATCATCGACCAGAACCTGGCTCGTGGCTCGCGCCGCTCCAACACCGCCACGTACACCGGCATCCTGGACAACGTCCGCAAGGCCTTCGCCAAGGCGAACAAGGTGGACGCCGCGCTGTTCTCCGCCAACTCGAAGGGCGCCTGCCCGGACTGCAGCGGGCTCGGCGTCATCTACACGGACCTGGCGCACCTGGACCCGATGGTGACCGTCTGTGAGACCTGCGACGGCAAGCGGTTCACCGACGAGGTGCTGGCCCACACGCTGCGCGGCAGGTCCATCAGCGACGTCTACCGGATGTCCATCACCGAAGCCGTGGCCTTCTTCACCGAACCGGCCATCGCCAGGATTCTCCAGGGGCTGGAGGACGTCGGGCTTGGCTACCTCACGCTGGGGCAGCCGCTGTCGACGCTCTCGGGCGGCGAGCGCCAGCGCCTGAAGCTCGCCGCCGAGCTGGGCCGCTCGGGCAACATCTACGTGCTCGACGAGCCCACCACGGGCCTGCACATGAACGACGTGGACACGCTGATTGGTCTGTTCGACAGGCTGGTGGATGCCGGGTCGACCGTCATCGTCATCGAGCACAACCTCGACGTCATCTCCCGCGCGGACTGGGTCATCGACCTGGGACCCGGCGCCGGCCATGAGGGCGGCCGTGTGGTCTTCGAAGGGCTTCCCGGGCAGCTCGCCTCACACAAGGGCTCGCTGACCGGCAGGCACATGGCCGCCCGGTCGCAATGA
- a CDS encoding TetR/AcrR family transcriptional regulator — protein sequence MSDEISGRGDPLKSLQLLWGRTEAPRRGPKAKAHVEDLVSAAIAIADAEGLEAVSTRRVADAVGISPMSFYTHIPGKAELLDLMMDAVSGELLKDRPVFEPTRWRANLTRVATDYRNFYLAHPWVIQLATHRPALGPNTFHSADVALSAIEGLGLTDLEMDRVITLVLDYVHGAVRNAAREKMVRDVTGMTDEEWWYRVAPFLETLDYTPYPVLARVGKTTGETYGAHDPEGAFAFGLARVLDGLTVFIEGKTAKPRR from the coding sequence TTGAGCGACGAGATTTCCGGACGGGGCGACCCGTTGAAATCACTGCAGTTGCTGTGGGGAAGGACAGAGGCGCCGCGGCGAGGCCCGAAGGCGAAGGCCCATGTCGAGGACCTGGTGTCCGCGGCCATCGCCATTGCCGATGCCGAAGGGCTCGAAGCCGTCAGCACTCGCCGGGTCGCGGACGCTGTCGGAATCTCTCCCATGTCGTTCTACACGCACATCCCCGGCAAGGCGGAGCTGCTCGACCTGATGATGGATGCCGTGTCGGGTGAGCTCCTGAAGGACAGGCCCGTCTTCGAGCCCACCCGATGGCGAGCCAATCTGACCCGGGTGGCGACCGACTATCGCAACTTCTATCTGGCCCACCCATGGGTGATTCAGCTTGCGACGCACAGGCCGGCGCTGGGCCCGAACACTTTTCATTCGGCCGATGTCGCGCTGAGCGCTATCGAAGGCCTGGGGCTCACCGACCTCGAAATGGACCGGGTCATCACGCTGGTCCTCGACTACGTCCACGGCGCGGTGCGCAACGCGGCGCGAGAGAAGATGGTCAGGGATGTGACTGGAATGACAGACGAGGAGTGGTGGTACCGCGTCGCGCCGTTCCTCGAAACGCTCGACTACACGCCCTACCCCGTGCTGGCGCGCGTCGGGAAGACCACGGGCGAGACCTACGGAGCGCACGACCCCGAGGGGGCCTTCGCTTTCGGGCTGGCTCGGGTGCTCGATGGCTTGACTGTGTTCATCGAAGGGAAGACCGCGAAGCCGAGGCGCTAG
- a CDS encoding GH25 family lysozyme, whose translation MNRRFRPGSLVQRLTANTMMVLLGLVVLTACGGLDTEGTGSPAPVAQEDQALAPANVQSFYAESRWGTRFGVTGPYYGPAGHRGLDIYASAGQAIPALRSGIVRRVQYSSIVGHTIAVESAPGDFSAYDHVIRTRFAVGDYVQQGDIIAYVAGHGDDHGSAWTGPHLHMTRGSTDRCAFGENVSDPAPLIRNVLGTSSGGGTGSGGGSGGIQVSIEEGKLLQRVAQRGGYTGPVDGVPGVNTWKGVQTVLAGKGFYSGPIDGLPGENTWKGVQRLAQLGGYTGPVDGFPGQYTYAGLNTWLAQDPGTPPPSGMSGVYGIDVGTTQRDLDFNAIRSAGYQFAIVKAGGSNVSPLYVAPYYTRQVARARAAGLIVGHYWVAGSYNPAGDAQYFMDHLYDHRPGDLLVLDNEAIDDGIFWNDSMSASFMQAVKTRLGKAPFLYTYSSLLRANTWPQTQAVGSKLWIAHYTGTPGNPTLGTAYPTWEIHQYTSSGNQNGIPLDLNVAKLSAFAGLAQPPSGATPPPPTAIPGGSSGGGGGGDPVITVQQGTILQNLARRGGYTGPIDGVPGANTWIGVQKVLSGLGYYDGPADGVPGINTYKGLQLLAQDGGYTGPIDGIPGTNTYNGIQAYLDGSSGPVPPVTNAQGVTLQRIARAGGYTGAVDGVPGTNTWKGIQQVLGGYGYSGPVDGVMGTNSYAALQRFAAKGGYTGPIDGAMGTNSWKGVQTVLRGFGYTGPIDGVMGTNSYAALQRVARLGGYMGPTDGALGVNSWRGLQTFLSGAGYTGPIDGVPGTNTYKVLQSLASRGGYTGPIDGIPGTNTYAGLANLLD comes from the coding sequence ATGAACCGCAGATTCCGTCCAGGGAGCCTGGTCCAGAGGCTCACCGCGAACACCATGATGGTGCTGTTGGGGCTGGTGGTGCTGACCGCCTGCGGCGGCCTGGACACGGAGGGCACCGGGAGCCCTGCCCCTGTTGCCCAGGAAGACCAGGCCCTCGCGCCGGCCAACGTGCAGTCCTTCTACGCGGAGTCACGTTGGGGGACCCGCTTCGGAGTCACCGGCCCCTACTACGGCCCCGCGGGCCACCGGGGGCTCGACATCTACGCGAGCGCCGGCCAGGCGATTCCCGCGCTCCGCTCGGGCATCGTCCGACGCGTCCAGTACTCCTCCATCGTGGGACACACCATCGCGGTGGAGTCCGCGCCTGGTGACTTCTCCGCGTACGACCACGTCATCCGGACGCGCTTCGCGGTGGGCGACTACGTCCAGCAGGGCGACATCATCGCCTACGTGGCGGGCCACGGAGATGACCATGGCTCGGCGTGGACCGGGCCGCACCTCCACATGACCCGAGGCTCCACGGACCGCTGCGCGTTTGGCGAGAATGTCAGCGACCCCGCGCCGCTCATCCGGAACGTGCTCGGCACCAGCAGCGGCGGAGGCACCGGCAGCGGTGGAGGCTCCGGGGGAATCCAGGTCAGCATCGAGGAGGGGAAGCTCCTCCAGCGCGTGGCCCAGCGAGGAGGCTACACGGGCCCGGTGGACGGCGTGCCCGGGGTCAACACGTGGAAGGGCGTCCAGACGGTCCTCGCGGGCAAGGGCTTCTACTCCGGCCCCATCGACGGCCTTCCGGGTGAGAACACCTGGAAGGGAGTCCAGAGGCTCGCCCAGCTCGGCGGGTACACGGGCCCCGTGGATGGCTTCCCGGGGCAGTACACGTATGCGGGCCTCAACACCTGGCTGGCCCAGGACCCCGGGACGCCTCCCCCGTCGGGGATGAGCGGTGTGTATGGAATTGATGTCGGTACGACGCAGCGGGACCTGGACTTCAACGCCATCCGAAGCGCCGGCTACCAGTTCGCGATTGTCAAAGCCGGCGGATCCAATGTCTCACCCCTCTACGTCGCGCCGTACTACACCCGGCAGGTCGCCCGGGCGCGCGCGGCCGGGCTCATCGTGGGGCACTACTGGGTGGCTGGCTCGTACAACCCCGCCGGTGACGCCCAGTACTTCATGGACCACCTGTATGACCATCGACCGGGCGACCTGCTGGTGCTCGACAACGAGGCCATCGACGACGGCATCTTCTGGAACGACTCCATGAGCGCGAGCTTCATGCAAGCGGTCAAGACGCGCCTGGGGAAGGCACCGTTCCTGTACACCTACTCGAGTCTGCTCAGGGCCAACACCTGGCCGCAGACGCAGGCCGTGGGCTCGAAGCTCTGGATTGCCCACTACACGGGCACGCCGGGCAACCCGACCCTCGGGACGGCCTATCCGACGTGGGAGATCCACCAGTACACGTCGTCCGGCAACCAGAACGGGATTCCCCTCGACCTGAATGTCGCGAAGCTGTCCGCGTTCGCCGGACTGGCCCAGCCCCCGTCGGGCGCGACGCCCCCTCCACCGACGGCCATCCCCGGAGGGAGCTCTGGCGGAGGAGGCGGAGGAGACCCCGTCATCACCGTCCAGCAGGGAACCATCCTGCAGAACCTGGCGCGCCGGGGCGGCTATACCGGCCCCATCGACGGCGTCCCGGGAGCCAACACCTGGATTGGAGTCCAGAAGGTCCTGAGCGGGCTGGGGTACTACGACGGCCCCGCCGACGGCGTCCCGGGCATCAACACCTACAAGGGGTTGCAGCTCCTGGCCCAGGACGGTGGCTACACGGGCCCCATTGACGGCATCCCCGGCACCAATACGTACAACGGCATCCAGGCGTACCTGGACGGGTCCTCCGGCCCCGTGCCGCCCGTCACCAATGCCCAGGGGGTGACGCTGCAACGGATTGCCCGTGCGGGCGGGTACACCGGCGCGGTGGACGGCGTCCCCGGCACGAACACCTGGAAGGGCATCCAGCAGGTCCTCGGCGGCTATGGCTACTCGGGGCCCGTGGATGGCGTCATGGGCACGAACTCGTACGCGGCGCTCCAGCGCTTCGCCGCGAAGGGCGGCTACACGGGCCCCATCGACGGAGCCATGGGCACCAACTCCTGGAAGGGCGTGCAGACCGTGCTGCGGGGGTTTGGATACACGGGTCCCATTGATGGCGTCATGGGCACGAACTCGTACGCGGCGCTCCAGCGGGTGGCGCGCCTGGGCGGGTACATGGGCCCCACCGATGGAGCCCTGGGCGTGAATTCGTGGCGGGGCCTCCAGACATTCCTGAGCGGCGCCGGGTACACGGGCCCCATCGACGGAGTCCCCGGAACGAACACCTACAAGGTGCTCCAGTCCCTGGCGAGCCGGGGCGGCTACACGGGGCCGATTGACGGCATCCCCGGCACCAACACGTACGCGGGCCTGGCGAACCTGCTGGACTGA
- a CDS encoding discoidin domain-containing protein, with the protein MSIEARPETANLIVDFEVVNDLGSSLDLDSNPNLAFGKVATASDSENVGISAPDSAVDGNGAYHLENYRSAWRSAYHASTADTVWLNVNLGRTEAVRRVVVKWGSYAPPAYTLMGWTPGMSSWVTLATRTSAGGGTHVHSFSSDQTYQYFGPSMSGANRYDVKELEVYRWDY; encoded by the coding sequence GTGTCGATAGAGGCGCGACCGGAGACCGCGAACCTCATCGTCGACTTCGAAGTGGTGAACGACCTGGGCAGCTCGCTCGACCTGGACTCCAACCCCAACCTTGCCTTCGGCAAGGTGGCCACCGCGAGCGACTCGGAGAACGTGGGCATCAGCGCGCCCGACTCCGCCGTGGACGGCAATGGGGCGTACCACCTGGAGAACTATCGCAGCGCATGGCGCTCGGCGTACCACGCCAGCACCGCGGACACGGTGTGGCTCAACGTCAACCTGGGCAGGACGGAGGCCGTGCGCCGCGTTGTCGTGAAGTGGGGCAGCTACGCGCCCCCGGCTTACACGCTGATGGGCTGGACGCCAGGAATGAGTTCCTGGGTGACACTCGCTACCCGCACGAGCGCGGGCGGTGGCACGCACGTCCACTCCTTCTCGTCGGACCAGACGTACCAGTACTTCGGCCCGAGCATGAGTGGCGCGAACCGGTACGACGTGAAGGAATTGGAAGTGTACCGCTGGGACTACTGA
- a CDS encoding SDR family NAD(P)-dependent oxidoreductase yields the protein MKLISSSAIVTGAGQGIGLGIASRLMRDGANVLLFGRTAEKVEAAATELNRAMEGRARAVPFAGDVVRSEDVARAIEVATREFGLPGILVNNAGSATLRPLLELPAEEFDQILAINLKGPFLFTQALAKALVAAKQPGSIVNISSLNQTAVTDGLAHYCASKAGLANFSKVAASELGRYGIRVNVVAPGAIRTPLAEGAGLMKGAMGREFLAHTPLGKPCGEPEDVAKVVSFLCSDLASWITGDTLAVDGGNHIRGLHSYADTLGLTRPVEG from the coding sequence ATGAAGCTGATTTCGAGCAGTGCCATCGTGACGGGCGCGGGACAGGGCATCGGACTGGGAATCGCCTCCCGCCTCATGCGGGACGGAGCCAACGTCCTCCTCTTCGGGCGGACCGCGGAGAAGGTCGAGGCGGCCGCCACGGAGCTCAACCGGGCGATGGAGGGGCGCGCTCGGGCCGTGCCCTTCGCGGGAGACGTGGTCCGCTCAGAGGACGTAGCGCGAGCCATCGAGGTTGCCACGCGTGAGTTCGGTCTCCCGGGCATCCTGGTGAACAACGCCGGGTCGGCCACCCTCCGCCCGCTCCTCGAGTTGCCAGCGGAGGAGTTCGACCAGATTCTGGCCATCAACCTCAAGGGACCATTCCTGTTCACCCAGGCGCTCGCGAAGGCACTCGTCGCCGCGAAGCAGCCGGGCTCCATCGTCAACATCTCCTCGTTGAACCAGACGGCCGTGACGGACGGGCTTGCCCACTACTGCGCCTCCAAGGCGGGGCTCGCGAACTTCTCGAAGGTCGCTGCTTCGGAGCTGGGGCGGTATGGCATCCGGGTGAATGTCGTGGCTCCGGGAGCCATCCGTACGCCCCTGGCCGAGGGGGCAGGGCTCATGAAGGGAGCCATGGGGCGGGAGTTCCTCGCCCACACGCCGCTGGGGAAGCCGTGCGGCGAACCCGAGGACGTGGCGAAGGTGGTGTCGTTCCTCTGCAGCGACCTCGCGTCATGGATTACCGGTGACACCCTCGCCGTCGACGGTGGCAATCACATTCGCGGGTTGCACAGCTACGCGGACACGCTGGGCCTCACCCGCCCCGTGGAAGGCTGA
- a CDS encoding TetR/AcrR family transcriptional regulator, which produces MTSRAQRLPASARRAQLIDVGRSVFARRGYEGTSVEELAEVAKVSKPVIYEHFGGKEGLYAVIVDREMEYVVRRIAEAIAVGTARQRVEQGAIAFLMYVKDHPDGFAVLAHDTPVTSARGGMSSLLNDVAERVGHIFLTSFKSAGYDPKVAPIYAHALVGMVTFVGQWWTGVRKPPVEEVAAHITSLVWMGLRHLPKRPEISSKRRK; this is translated from the coding sequence ATGACCAGCCGTGCTCAACGCCTCCCTGCCTCTGCCCGCCGAGCCCAGCTCATCGACGTCGGGCGCTCCGTCTTTGCTCGACGCGGCTACGAGGGGACTTCCGTCGAGGAGCTCGCCGAAGTCGCGAAGGTCTCCAAGCCCGTCATCTACGAGCACTTCGGCGGCAAGGAGGGCCTCTATGCCGTCATCGTGGATCGCGAGATGGAGTACGTGGTCAGGCGCATCGCCGAGGCCATCGCGGTGGGCACCGCCCGCCAACGCGTCGAACAGGGAGCCATCGCATTCCTGATGTACGTCAAGGACCACCCTGATGGCTTTGCCGTTCTTGCTCACGACACACCCGTGACTTCTGCTCGCGGTGGGATGTCGTCACTCCTCAACGATGTGGCCGAGCGCGTCGGTCACATCTTCCTCACCTCGTTCAAGTCCGCGGGCTACGACCCCAAGGTGGCGCCAATCTATGCGCACGCCCTGGTGGGCATGGTCACCTTCGTTGGCCAGTGGTGGACGGGCGTGCGCAAGCCGCCCGTCGAGGAGGTTGCCGCGCACATCACCTCCCTGGTCTGGATGGGGCTGCGCCACCTTCCCAAGCGCCCTGAAATCTCCTCGAAGCGGCGGAAATGA
- a CDS encoding CocE/NonD family hydrolase, with product MSWLRAFAVSAVLLLCAITTPASAASSLRIVDIATRDGVTLKSAVFTPDAPGRYPAIIFITSWALPNLEYFVQAQKFADAGYVVVSYTPRGFYASGGTIDTAGPKDIGDLTEVINWTLANTPSEPTRIGAAGVSYGAGLALIGSAFDSRIRSVAAMSCWTDLPFSLFGNQTRHLQSAALLALSAQLTGRPSPELQQALSNFFANEDVASVVAYAQVRSAATYLERINANRPAILMANAYGDSFFGPNQLTDFFNRLSVPKRLELRPGDHAIPELTGILGLPNDAWTSTRRWFDQYLRGINTGIASENPVQLQLRGQGSYESYPSWGTVSTSSARYNLSDVHWWSREGELAAGSQAGWNATIIAGDDTVANGGLALLTNGAEAITGEPPTAWIPAVDRDNAGVWQSDWLSSPQRVRGAARLRLTVTPSNSGQTTVIAYLYDTDWGGTGSLVSHVAVTLRDAVAGQPRTVEVDFPATAYDVPSGHRLSLVIDTVDPLYADKAPFLSTVKFSSSSSSPSYLALPLK from the coding sequence ATGTCCTGGCTTCGTGCATTCGCCGTATCCGCGGTTCTATTGCTGTGCGCCATCACCACCCCCGCGTCCGCGGCCTCATCCCTGCGTATCGTCGACATCGCCACGCGTGATGGAGTGACGCTCAAGAGCGCCGTCTTCACGCCGGATGCGCCGGGGCGGTACCCGGCCATCATCTTCATCACCAGCTGGGCACTGCCCAACCTGGAGTACTTCGTGCAGGCGCAGAAGTTCGCCGACGCCGGGTACGTGGTGGTCTCCTACACGCCTCGCGGCTTCTACGCGTCGGGGGGCACCATCGACACGGCGGGGCCCAAGGACATCGGCGACCTGACCGAAGTCATCAACTGGACGCTCGCCAATACCCCTTCGGAGCCGACTCGCATCGGTGCGGCGGGCGTCTCCTATGGCGCGGGCCTGGCGCTGATTGGCTCGGCCTTCGATTCGCGCATCCGCTCCGTGGCCGCGATGAGCTGCTGGACGGACCTCCCCTTCTCGCTGTTCGGAAACCAGACGCGCCACCTGCAGAGCGCGGCACTGCTGGCACTCTCAGCGCAGTTGACGGGCCGGCCCTCGCCGGAGCTGCAGCAAGCCCTCTCGAACTTCTTCGCCAATGAGGACGTGGCCAGCGTCGTCGCCTACGCCCAGGTGCGCAGCGCCGCGACGTACCTGGAGCGCATCAACGCGAACCGTCCCGCCATCCTCATGGCCAACGCCTACGGCGACAGCTTCTTCGGGCCGAATCAGCTCACCGACTTCTTCAACCGGCTGTCCGTGCCCAAGCGGCTGGAGCTGCGCCCGGGAGACCACGCCATCCCCGAGCTGACCGGCATCCTCGGCTTGCCCAATGATGCCTGGACGAGCACGCGTCGCTGGTTCGACCAGTACCTGCGTGGCATCAACACGGGCATCGCCTCGGAGAACCCGGTCCAGCTCCAGCTCCGGGGCCAGGGTTCCTATGAGTCGTACCCGTCGTGGGGCACTGTCTCGACCAGCAGCGCACGCTACAACCTGAGCGATGTGCACTGGTGGAGCCGGGAGGGCGAGCTCGCGGCGGGCTCGCAGGCGGGCTGGAACGCAACAATCATCGCGGGCGATGACACCGTCGCCAACGGCGGCCTGGCGCTGCTGACGAACGGCGCGGAGGCCATCACGGGTGAGCCGCCCACGGCGTGGATTCCGGCAGTGGACCGGGACAACGCGGGCGTCTGGCAGTCGGACTGGCTGTCGAGTCCGCAGCGCGTGCGCGGGGCGGCGCGCCTGCGCCTGACCGTCACACCGAGCAACTCCGGCCAGACGACGGTCATCGCCTACCTCTACGACACGGACTGGGGTGGGACGGGAAGCCTCGTCTCGCACGTCGCCGTCACCCTCCGGGATGCCGTGGCTGGCCAGCCCCGGACCGTGGAGGTCGACTTCCCGGCGACGGCCTATGACGTTCCCAGCGGTCATCGCCTCTCGCTCGTCATCGACACCGTCGATCCGCTCTACGCAGACAAGGCGCCGTTCCTCTCCACGGTGAAGTTCTCCTCATCGTCGAGCAGCCCGTCCTATCTGGCCCTGCCCTTGAAGTGA